aattagaagtagttttacaacctcaacgacgggggctggatatgtacgcgtgacaaTGTCCTctaaacgagtcatacgatcctctaatcgagtcatctgggaatagatatcgtcacgtaatcgagtcatctgcgaagagatatcgtcgcgaaaactcgatatctcacgtaaaatcgtagcaccccagtgcgctaaGGTAGTGTGGTCCTCCACACTAGGATGCTCGTCCACGGTAGGGTGCTCCTCCACTCTAGGATGGTCTGtcgtccgtgggctctgaacaacaggggaacatacATGCTGCTCgataacaggaggctgaataggctcctcacgtgtctcagaagtctctaCGGGTACATCAGAATGTCTCGAGGATGGAGGAGCCCCGTCTGCAGTCGCGGTCGGGgtcgaagaagatgaggaggaatcagcatctggtaaaccggtgtactcacgaatctccgtgtaccacggtaaaccctcctcgatgactgatggacgaagagggaatgtgacatcctcctaatgatgaagatatataagtcaaaataattataatatataatgaattaatcgacttattaatttactaatacataccggatcaccagtgaaaatacgaccgaTATGAGTCCAaacagggacgtctcgcgtacgccacctcaacatccgtggggacaCATAAAGATCAACAAGGTCAATCCActcgtgtaacgtctctagagtctcatatatccaatactgcaatataatcatttacgatgtaaataaatcaatttatatttttgccaattaatatatataaataataatataaaacttacctgaaatgcgaaaggaaatccgtaaaggtcgtatttacggatttcctGCATACGTCCAGAACAGAGTCTCTCACACGTCTGTGACATAGAATCATATGTCATCTGCCAAACAACGACGCCCcaagggtaggaattaaacccgtccaaatgatcaactaactgtaagtactccgtgaacaccttctttcgtcgatcattccccaacaaaaccatgtgtagaatatacaacaaggcgagcttgacagcgtcaatatcgtcatccccccatgccCTCGATAAGAAAACACGCTCaatgtcgtgatactgcaccttcgaaCAACCGCGAAAGTACGtagatctgatcctatgtccggaggagcgaggaatatatgaagaaacatcagtccgacagctaaacgaaagccctgtcaccaacgcaaactcaaacgggctaaacctCACATCGACCCCgctaatcctaaaccaaaactcgtctctggcaaatggtggatgtaactgtcgtagtagaaatgcatgaactaatatcccgcagaattttgtttcgggtaaacgaaggaatgacccgaaacatgtcctctcaaatagtcgctGCTGACgcggggtcaatgtagaagaaattcgagataatgcagtacgctgtgcacgagatatcgcatctgcccggaagtgtctggactcgtcgggAATGCGTAGCTCGCTGTCAActcgtcttcttttgcgagaaatatcctgtaacaatcacgTAAAAATTGTTAgactttcatataaataaatatgtaaacaaatgtagtaatgaaaaaaatataaaaagatgagaaatatcaaataattaaaatgaaaataacaaaacgTAAGAAATAAGaatagaaatttgaattctatacaatgaaataccttaaagtgacgataatcagaaaatggttcgaaaatcttgaaaagacGAATcgatataccctaaaatgatgaaattcgaaaaaacggaactgaaattcgaattctatatattgaaataccttgaagtgacgataataagaaaatgattcggaaatcttgaaaatacgaatcgatatatcctaaaatggtgaaattgggaaaaacgaaactaaaattcaaattctatacgttgaaataccttagagtgaagatactcagaaaatcgtttggagatcttgaaaatatgaatcgatatatcctaaaatggtgaaattcagaaaaacggaactaaaattcaaattctatacgttgaaatactttagagTGACAATACTAAGGAAATCGATCgcagatcttgaaaatacgaatcaatatatcctaaaatggttaaatttgaaaaaacgaaactgaaatttgaattatatacattgaaataccttaaagtgacgatactcagaaaatcgttcggaaatcttgaaaatacgaatcgatatatcctaaaatggtgaaattcgaaaaaacggaactgaaattcgaattctatacgttgaaatacctaaaagtgacgatattcggaaaatcgttcggagatcttgaaaatacgaatcgatataacctaaaatggtgaaattcgaaaaaacggaactgaatttcgaattctatacgttgaaataccttaaagtgacgatactcagaaaatcgttcgaaaatcttgaaaatacgaatcgatatatcctaaaatggtgaaattcgaaaaaacggaactgaaattcgaattctatatgttgaaataccttaaagtgacgatattcAGAAAAtagttcggagatcttgaaaatacgaattgatataccctaaaatagtgaaattcgaaaaaacggaactgatattcgaattctatacgttgaaatacctaaaagtgacgatattcagaaaatcattcggagatcttgaaaatacgaattgatataccctaaaatagtgaaattcgaaaaaacgtaactgaaattcaaattctatacgttgcaataccttaaagtgacgattctcagaaaatggttcgggaagcgtgaaaatatgaattgatatatcataaaatggtgaaattcgaaaaacgaaaatgaaattcgaattctatacgttgaaatacctaaaagtgacgatactcgggaaatcgttcggagatcgtgaaaatacgaatcgtatatgctaaaatggtgaaattcgaaaaaacggaactgaaattcgaattctatacgttgaaatacctaaaagtgacgatactcggaaaatcgttcggagatcgtgaaaatacgattcgatatatcctaaaatggtgaaattctaaaaaacgggactaaaattcgaattctatacgttgaaatacctatgaattTCGCTAAcggaaaaatcatttgaaaaattgaaaaaaacgaatcgatatatcctataaacaaaaaaatcaaaatattaagtttaaataacgtcgttacatcgtaagttgtgtcaaaaagcatcaaaattcgaaaactcgaatttgaaatttgaaaaatagatatacaaaaacctaaaacaaaaaaaacggatataaaattcgaaaactacacggtCAGAAAGCGTAGATAAGAAAATCTTCAATTtaacccctcatgaaaattttttaatcaaaaaagtCCACTGTTATATGCCAAATTTCCTAAAACCCCTGTGCTGTAACGAAACTCATCCGGCtccccaaggttttaaaaaaccaaCTTCAGCCCCAACTAAACAAGGAAAATTCGCTGCCGTGGGAAAACTCGTgctgccgtgggaaacgccgttcccacggcagactgccgattcATTTGGCAGCGATTTTCGACCcaattttggtcgttttgacctccaattttcacatacatcaaaggtaaacattgtataacatcaaagccctcaatcaattcaaccaaaacaaccaaaaatcgaaagattttaagcaatattcaaaCGTAAACCCTaacatttcaaaaccaaaattctcaatcaaatctcaattatttcagcaataacttgatccaaacaatatTACGGGAGATacactaaccttctttgccatttgcggttgccgggaagcttcaaaatcgacggaaatgagaTCGCCGTGGAATTGCCGTGGGAGGTGGAATGCTTTTGGAATTTTCGTGGAAAAGAACGCAACTTGTCGTGGgaggaaatgaaattttgctgtGCTTATAAGGGGGGGCATTTTCGTAATTGCGCTTTTCCCACACCAACTTGcgaaatatcataaaaacccgacgtgggatAAATATTTCCCCGAAaacccaatgttttaaaaaagccattTCACACCCCCAAAAACCCATTGTCCATTTAGCTGCCGTGGGAGAAAtctcttgccgtgggaaacttCGTTCGgccgatccattcggcagcattttcggccaatttttggtcgtttcgacctccgattttcacataaatcaaatctacacattttataacataaaacccctcaatcaattcaacgaaaacaaccaaaaatcgaaacattttaagcattattcaactcgtaaaccctaaaatttcaaacctaaaattctcagttaaatctcaataatattagcaataacttgatccaaagaagattacgggagatatactaaccttatttgccattttcggttgccggaacgaaagaaaatcggcggaaatgacgctcgccgtgggattgccgtgggaggtgGGAAACTTTGGAATATTCTTGCCGTTGTACAGTGAAAATTAGTTAACTTtatatatgggggtattttcgtcatttcacaaaacatgggcatttttgcttaaacctaaattttttgggcaatttcgctttgacccctttaattttgtctatttttaataatttcccaaCTTAATAATAGAACGAGCTTAGAAAAAAATGCCAAGAAATTTCTATAATAAGTGATTGCCAATGCATTTTCCCCACTTCTTGGACTCAATTCACAAAAATTAACCAAGGTTCATAACTTAACTACAATTGAGTTTAACTCgttaatgtattaatttaataattttccccaTTTACGTGTTGATCTTGAACTCCCCACCGATTTCCAGCATGCAAAAGTCGAATTGAATTTCACCTGCTTCAAATATTGCACCGTTTTTCTCACGAGCTAACTTGAGTgataaaagaacaattttttgaagtagagattttaaattcaaatctgaTTATGACATTCCGAGGTATGACACTTGACTTacctaatttattattagatttaaaatttaaactatttaatataattaattttatttttaaataacagtctgattctaatataatttctttttatcaaaaaaatatattgcatTTCTTATAAAGTGATAAAGATATAAATTCAATTCGTAAAATTAGGGTATCAGTTTATCctcatcaaattgaaaaaaggaAGATCCTCTAATAAAAacagagataaaaataataataaccaaaatttttacagtcaggataaatataaatatatctcaaTCTGTCTTCTCCTTTATATATTCTTTAGagttttacatattaaattaccttaaaatcttaaattattataaatatggttttatatataataaatatttttttatttttttaacaaagatGAGAAGGGAAGTgtaggaaattttttttgagAAGAGGAGAGGGGAAAGAGGGAGAAAATTTTCCGGTGAAaagtgaataaaatttttttatcatcctTGTATCAAGCGAAAacaaggataaaaaaatatcttctttaagagaataaagacaaaaattaaagtatttaggGCCTACTTCCCACATTGCCACCTCTGATAAAGTGATCAACACAATCACCCCAATTGATCAACTACACATTGGAACCTTTGCAAAGCTGATTCCCAGCTAGGTTCAATGTATCTTGGGGCTATCTCGAAACTCTTTTTGAAGACTGAAGACGCGTGTGGCTTGGGTTGTTCACAAATCGGGCAATGAACTTATTCTCACCCTAGGTTAGGTGGATTGTCAAACTCCCGTATTcgaacttttaaaattttaaagtttcacCTATAactacaattttattaaaatttttaattaaaattaaaaataaaactgttatttaattaaaaaatttaaaaattaaaattttatcatatttttctttttttaatttaaaattttaataatttttttctatgtaaagtttaaaaagtgataattttattcttagaattttgaaactatcatcAAAGACGATAAAGTTCATCATCTGTAATTGTATTCGTCCTCCCACCCAAGTTATCTCTTCTTGTCGATCAAACTCATGCTTCTAATTAAAGCGATTACCTCCAacgaagataaaattattttcgtCTCAGATAAagagaatttcatttttgttaaagGAAATCATTGTTATTGGTAGGTGAGAACAAGTTGGCAAGAAGAGATAAACCGAGAGGGAGATGCAATGTGATCGAAGATGGCTAGTGATGGTTTCAAAACCCTAGAAGATcaattgtcactttttaaattttgaatgaggaaaaattgttaaaatttcaaattgagagggtaaaatacaatcaaaatttagttttaaattttttttttaaataacgattttatcttaaacattaacacaaaatttcatgatttttaaaaaattaacacaaaattttataatttttgaaaattaaaaaatatgagtttggaATTACACTTAACGTTAGGTgggaaaagtcttttggcctgaTGAGTTACTGGAAGTATGTGACAAACGTTTCACGATGTCTCAACTAAAATCCAAATTCAATAGTGTACGTAAAAACCATCGTGAAATTGAAGAACTGATTTCTCGCGCGGGATTTGGTTGGGATACATTAAGATAAAAACACCTTAACATGttgatgaatttatatttttattatattaaattatttggtattatgttaaatttttaactcaaatgtTATATCAGCATTATGAGATGCTGGAAGAACTAAAGTGTGATGAAGATAATTGACTGAAAGATCTTAGGAGTTAGCAAAACTgacataatattaaaacttttaaagagaagatttaaatttgagtttttataatatttatgaaattttgacttatataatACAGTGATTGTGAGTCTAATAAAGTTGGTGATAGTGGATTCACATAAGTGGTTCTTATCTGTCgaagaataatttaaattttatttattaaataaagataaataaataacttcaaTTAGATTAAAAGAGTCCATATGTGATTTGTTTAATTGTGATTATGGGTTTCTAATTTTAGGTTAACTAACTCTAATGAAAGGCAAGTAAAGAGTGGTAACGTGAATTATGAAAAATGGGATAGTGGGTACTTGTATAAACCGATGaaaaatatgtcatttcattaattttaagtGTAGTGTGTCAAATATCTTCTATGATAAATACATAGTATGTGagagtaataaataaatatataagttacgaaatttgatttaatttatttagtcaAACTTAAGTTAGTTGAATCTATCTCGAGTTTGAgtcaaaaattttctaattcgGTGAATTCGAACCCTAACTGTGGCTTTAATTGAGCTATtaatgttatgttttttttttcctcaaagaGACTAAGAAGTTTTATCCATAACTTCTAAGTTTAAATATATACTCTAATTCGTTAATGAAACGGGGATTTTTAGATCTAGATCTCACATGTATTTTAGTGAAATAGAAGCTTGCAAATGATAGGAGTAACCAATACTGCCCAACAAAAGGCATTTTGAAGGAACATGGATATGATATAAACATAAAGGCCAAACAaataattcccacccaaggtttagtgaaattcCAAAGTCATACCcgttaatttttagaaattcaaatactcatctatagactgttaaaattgacaaaatttgttaattttaaaagtaaaattgtcattcaattagtgatattaaaaaaattcaaatttttctcATTTACCTTTTTCcccaaactttgaaaactaacaatttttctagagattaaactttgaaagttACATCTTCACCGTTGTTAGGTTTTGTCGATGATGGAAACGCCAAGAAAGATGATGTCGACAACACATAAAGGAGATAACCAAAAAAGAGAGACACATTAGAGAGGGAGAGACATCGTTAGAAAATCACTGAAGAATTAGAAACTTAACATAGATAAatatgtaactttttaaaatttactcataaaaaaatattaatttttaaggtttaataaaaaataagattttttttttatcttgataattaaataataatttcactctaaaactaaagatttttattaattttaataatttataaatatatttttttaatttttaaaatttaccgGAGTTGACTGTAAGATTTTACGAATCCTCGGTGGAAATAAGTCCATTTAGAAATTAATTGACGAGAAACCTTTTCTTCTGCCGTATAAGTTCGAGGTTGTACTATGGATTGgacatcatcattttacctCAGAAGGTTCCCACCACCAGGTTAGAGGGCCTACTTGGTGTCATATAAGTTCTGGGGAACCACTTTTTGAATCTTAATCCGTATCTCTTGTTTAAATGTCATTACTCTGAGAAGCCAACTGGGCTGAGCAACCGCATGTGGCCCACGCATCATTCGGCAACCCTTATAAAGAATGTAAACCTATGGCTATGAATATTGACACCCCGATAGGTGGGAGTACGGCAGGACATTGTCACAGTACAATTCAAAACGTATGCAGAAGTACAGACAGTTTGAGTGTGTTTAACCCACTTTCCATCCGTCAAGCAATGAAGCTAAACCCAAATGTTATAACAGTCCAAGTTCTAAAATATGTCAACGGCCTTTCAATTAGAAGAACCTAAGATAATTAGGCGTCGGGAAATATCCATAAAAGTCTTGGGCAATTGAGTGTTGGAGGATAACATTTATTGTATAGTTAACGATTTAACTTAAGCTCCTATAGCCAAATGAATCAAGCAATACAAATTATTTACGAGCGAAGTTCTACCTTCTCATATCCTTTGTGAGATCTATCCTTCGTTTGTTTTCGAATAGCGTTGGGCATAGGAGACACTTTATTTCACCACAATCAGCAAATTAACAGTCTTGAAATGGATAGAATGACAGAAAATTAACACTCGTATGATTCTAATTAAGAGTCATTAGAACTCTCTTTGTAAATTGCATGACTTGAACAAATTGGACAAGGCAAGTAAAGAGGACCCGCCCTCGTTCAGTGCAGCTTTTCCTTCGTTTTTCATTGCCATGGTTTGTTTCCTCAAACACTTTCCTTCCTCCGACTCCATCAACTCTCTAACTCGCTTCTCCACCTCAGTTGAACTTACAAGCCCGTTCTCAAACTCCTTCACTGGTAAAGCGATTTTCATTTCCTCCACCATGAATACGCTATTCAGTTTTTGCTCAGCATACAGAGGCCATGCCACCATTGGTACACCAGCAAGCACTGCTTCAAGCACCGAGTTCCACCCGCAGTGTGTCACAAACCCACCCACCGAATCGTGATTCAAAATCTTCACTTGTGGAGCCCAAGACTTGAGAACTAATCCTCTTTCCTTCGTACGATCCAAGAAACCTTCTGGAAGAATCAAATCTAAATCTAGGTCTAATTGCTCCGGAATGGCCATCATTTTGTTCTTAGAAGGTGGATTCCTCACCACCCAGATGAACCTTTGCCCACTTTTCTCCAACCCAATAGCAATTTCCTTCAACTGTTCCTCGGAGAATACTCCCAGGCTACCAAAACATAGAAAAACTACGCTTTGGGGAGGCTGTGAGTCGAGCCATTTCAAACACTCGGGCCTATCATGATTGTCATCTACACCATTGCCGCCGCTTGGATCATCAGCTGTGGTTAATGGTCCGATGGAGTAAATCGGTGGGGTGGAGCCATCCAGCACGCATAGTCCATCATTCATTGCTTTGATACTTCTAGATTCTAGCTTTTCAAAAGTGTTTACTATAATTCCTGCTGACTTTGACAACTTCATCGAGGTGTCCATAAAGAACTGATAGGCCTTGTTTTCACGTTCAAGCACTGGTTTTGGCATTCCCTTGGAAGGAATCGGCGGCACACCAGGGATGTGAATAATAGTATCGATATCTTTAAGGTTTTTGGTGATGGTTTTGTGTATTGTGGGAAGATACAGAAGCACAGCCAAAGCACCAGCACCAGAAGTGAAGAATCCGAAAGAAGGTATGTTGAGCTTAGCAGTGACAGAGAGAGCAGTAGTGCAGAAGCAGTCTAAAATAAAAGCTGAAACGGTGTAGCTTTTGGAGATAGACAGGAGGGCTTGGTGAAGATTAGGGTTATTGACCCGCAGAACTTCGAAGGTGAGTTCCTCATGGTGGCGAGTGGAGGAGGTGATTGATGGAGGAAGGGTAACCGTGGGAAGATGGTGGAAGATAATGGAAGAAATGGTAGCTGAAACTTTGTCAATGTAAGTGGCTGTAGAGCCATCGTTGTAGGGTAAATCGAAGATGATGATGTGAATGAAGACTGAAGGCTTATGTTTGAGGATGAGCTTGGCTAACTCAACCATGGAGATCATGTGGCCAATGGCTGGTGATGGGTACATAACTATGGACTCCATTAAGCTTGATTCCATGTGATTTCGCAGAGAGAATATGAAACACACATACTTATAGCACTAAGCCTGTCACTACTCCCAAGGATCCAATATTTTATCAGAGATTTTCTTAAACTACAAGTCAATCTCGATTTATACATGATAGAACGTTGAATCAAAACCTGCCAACTCCTCTCACGTTGCAtgtgaaaataaattaagaattggAATATCATATTTCAGTCATATCTTCACCAAAATTTTTCTCTTCTGCTCGATTCATTAGTCGAATTCTCTTGTTTATCAGCTCAAATTTCTCTTGTTATAAATACAGCTGATTATAATAAGAGAGCATGAGTTAAATCTCTATATTTAAAGATCAAATTCTTGATTTAACTATTTTAGTGATGgtaagattaattattatatctaagatttgatatatttaatataatagattCGACTTTGAAGAAACCACCTAAGTCAAGTGCTGTTCctgggtatatatatatatatattgattgctaattaatttgatttataaccTTGATAAGTAAAACCCTAGTTAGATTAAATAATCTTTAGCATATGAAATCATGATTAGTTTGATTGGAGAGCTTATAAGAGGgactgaaagaagaaaaatggaggGGTTTGGTGGGTAAAAATGGAGTTtggatgaggaagaagatgaaaacaTGATCTACAccagttaattaatatttaattacatatttatataacattttttaacaaaatgatagCATTAAACAACTGTTTgtgaaaaaatattcaattgtGATTAGTGTGGTGGAAGCATTTTACTCCATAAGCAAAGTGTTTTGCTTTGAATGGTAAGGGTGTATAAtgtttttcataataaataggGTAAAATGACATATCATGTAAATTTGAATCTAGTATATCAACTCTCACAtcattaaaaagatattttcaaatTGGGTATTAGTTGGTCTTAACTTAAAACAATGAAACTAcacctatatattttttatacacaatttgagtatacagatgatatattatcttgtgattagatgattttaaattaaagatacagtaacatccaatcacatgatgatacatcatctgtgtacctaaattatgtaccaaaaatatatacacataacattatttaatttaaaattactaaatcatataataacacataatctaattaatattcaaaattatacgcacataattttattattttcaatatagatCTAGTAACTTGCATTTAAATAAAAggtataaaactttttattttaaaaaggccaaaggactatttcccacctaaattttggttgaatcTCAAAAGCACAACCATGATAGTTCAAAAAGTCAAATACTTACTCATAGACCAACTTCTGTtagaaataaaggtaaaatcatcattttactactaaatcctaaaaccctaaaaatttatatcatttttctctcttagtttaaaaaactaataattttttcctataataaaactttgaaaatctacaatttttcccctagggtttcaattttttagatgaTCCACTAGAATCTAGTGGCTCAATAGCACTAAAGAAACACTCTTTGTCGACTCTAGAAGCACCTACGAAGGGCAGTTCTCCTATGAATCCTTCATCGAATCTTCTTCTCCATGGAGGCTAGATCTGTTGAGCTACCAAATTTTGGTGGAACACTTGAAAAATTAAAGCCCTAACGGGGAAATTTTAGctgtttaaagttttatcacgaagagaaattattagttgtctaaaataaaacagaaaaatgatataaacttttaaattttagggtttaatagaaaataataattttacttttacctaTAACAGAAATTAGtttacaaataagtatataagttatttaattaatataaatacatttttgaaatttaactaaaatttggatggaaaatagtctcttagtcttttaaaaataaaactctcaTCTCCAATAGAACAGGTACTTTCAAATCTAGATCTGACATTTCTTTGGCATAATTAATACTGGAAAGACTAATATTTATGAAGGAAACATGGGCAACAATGTTAAGTAGACAATTCATCTGTTTGAACCTCATTGGCTAACACGGAACAATACGACTCAAACATGACACGATGTTTATACAAATCATGATTGATTTCGCAAATAAATTGATACAAACATGATCGGTTTGTTATTCACATTAAAAATTCTGAATctaaacccttttttttttttttttttttttgggtttgcaTCTTCTCTTTTAGCAAATTGCCAAATCTAAACAAGATGTCCCCAAATATGTATGAATCTTGCAACATGATATTTCGGGATTTGTTTTATCCTATGACCTCAAATTTTACGAAGATTAATATAGATAccatgttattttatataaagtctttgtgagtataatattatttttctattttaatttattataaaaaaaaagtcaaaaccaccggtaatttatttatatatggagtgtaaataacaattaatttcaaCTTGATGGGTCTCCTTGGGGAGGCTTTAGCCTTTCTCAATTAGTGTTGGATTAGAGTCAAGCTTATTCgagaataaatttaaactcgattcaaatgattttaaaatgagcttaatttaaacaagttcaagtttaaaagtttaatatttttaaacttaaactttaaGAGTATTCGATTTATCAAGCttgtaaacttaaaaaattcaatagaaaatgatattgttttaatcaataaaaccgagttcaaacttaagtttaactCTTTTGAAATAAACCGAACTTGAATTCCTTTGAAACGAGTTCAACCTtggttttattcaaattaaaccaaactcgaATTTAGACgggtttgattcaattcgaatttaattctTATCTCAATAAAAATTCTACACAAGGTTCTACCATTTATAATACAAAACAGCGAATAAGGGTAAGAAGAAATGCTTGTAGGTATTGCCTGTTAGGCTAACAACTGTATTGGAACGTAAAGGTGACATGGTTTTTATAAATCACAAGGTCTCGTCTTCATGAAGGAAACGGGGATTCTCAAATCAAGAACCCACATGtgatttagtaaaataatatatatgttgtCAAATcgtttttctaatttaatttatattcacgAAAACACTATATTTTGTCTTCCttaatgaaaatataaggaTTTCAAATACAGATTTCACAGGTGTTTTGGG
The genomic region above belongs to Mangifera indica cultivar Alphonso chromosome 15, CATAS_Mindica_2.1, whole genome shotgun sequence and contains:
- the LOC123198039 gene encoding UDP-glycosyltransferase 88A1-like translates to MESIVMYPSPAIGHMISMVELAKLILKHKPSVFIHIIIFDLPYNDGSTATYIDKVSATISSIIFHHLPTVTLPPSITSSTRHHEELTFEVLRVNNPNLHQALLSISKSYTVSAFILDCFCTTALSVTAKLNIPSFGFFTSGAGALAVLLYLPTIHKTITKNLKDIDTIIHIPGVPPIPSKGMPKPVLERENKAYQFFMDTSMKLSKSAGIIVNTFEKLESRSIKAMNDGLCVLDGSTPPIYSIGPLTTADDPSGGNGVDDNHDRPECLKWLDSQPPQSVVFLCFGSLGVFSEEQLKEIAIGLEKSGQRFIWVVRNPPSKNKMMAIPEQLDLDLDLILPEGFLDRTKERGLVLKSWAPQVKILNHDSVGGFVTHCGWNSVLEAVLAGVPMVAWPLYAEQKLNSVFMVEEMKIALPVKEFENGLVSSTEVEKRVRELMESEEGKCLRKQTMAMKNEGKAALNEGGSSLLALSNLFKSCNLQREF